A single window of Oreochromis aureus strain Israel breed Guangdong linkage group 5, ZZ_aureus, whole genome shotgun sequence DNA harbors:
- the arf3b gene encoding ADP-ribosylation factor 3b isoform X1 has product MGNIFGNLLKSLIGKKEMRILMVGLDAAGKTTILYKLKLGEIVTTIPTIGFNVETVEYKNISFTVWDVGGQDKIRPLWRHYFQNTQGLIFVVDSNDRERVNEAREELMRMLAEDELRDAVLLVFANKQDLPNAMNAAEITDKLGLHSLRHRNWYIQATCATSGDGLYEGLDWLANQLKNKK; this is encoded by the exons ATGGGGAACATTTTTGGGAATTTGCTGAAGAGCCTCATAGGGAAGAAAGAGATGAGGATCTTGATGGTGGGGCTTGATGCTGCTGGAAAAACAACGATCCTCTATAAGCTCAAACTGGGGGAAATAGTCACCACAATCCCAACAATCG GGTTCAACGTGGAGACAGTGGAATACAAGAACATCAGCTTCACTGTGTGGGACGTGGGTGGGCAGGACAAGATCCGTCCTCTCTGGAGACACTACTTTCAAAACACGCAGG GCCTAATTTTTGTGGTGGACAGTAATGACAGAGAGCGTGTGAACGAAGCACGAGAGGAGCTGATGAGGATGCTGGCTGAGGACGAGCTGAGGGATGCTGTGCTTCTCGTGTTTGCTAATAAACAG GACTTACCAAACGCCATGAACGCCGCGGAGATCACAGACAAGTTGGGCTTGCACTCTCTGCGTCATCGCAACTGGTACATCCAGGCCACCTGCGCCACCAGCGGCGACGGCCTCTACGAGGGCCTCGATTGGCTGGCCAATCAACTCAAGAACAAGAAGTAA
- the arf3b gene encoding ADP-ribosylation factor 3b isoform X2, whose translation MGNIFGNLLKSLIGKKEMRILMVGLDAAGKTTILYKLKLGEIVTTIPTIGFNVETVEYKNISFTVWDVGGQDKIRPLWRHYFQNTQGERS comes from the exons ATGGGGAACATTTTTGGGAATTTGCTGAAGAGCCTCATAGGGAAGAAAGAGATGAGGATCTTGATGGTGGGGCTTGATGCTGCTGGAAAAACAACGATCCTCTATAAGCTCAAACTGGGGGAAATAGTCACCACAATCCCAACAATCG GGTTCAACGTGGAGACAGTGGAATACAAGAACATCAGCTTCACTGTGTGGGACGTGGGTGGGCAGGACAAGATCCGTCCTCTCTGGAGACACTACTTTCAAAACACGCAGGGTGAGCGGAGTTAa